The genomic segment AGATGATGGGGGAAGACCCTCGGGAGGTGGTGATCGACGACACCGGGCAGGTCTTCGATGGCTCGGGCCAGCCCCTTGATCTCGAGAAATCTTTTGCCCATAAGTCGGTCTGGGCTCGGATCGCCATTGTGCTGGCTGGGCCCGGATCCAATTTCCTACTTGCTCTGCTCCTCTTTTGGGGAGTCTTCGCCGTGGTGGGACGCCCCGTCTTCCCGTCGGTGGCAGGCAAGCCCGAGCCGCAGTCGGCAGCTGCGGTCGCCGGCATTCAGACGGGGGACCGGATCCTTGCTGTGCTGGATCGCCCGGTGAAATCGTGGGAGGACATCGAGGCAGCGGTACAGGCCTCGGAAGGAAAGCCCGTCTCATTCCGTATTGAGCGGGACTCAGTCCGTTGGGATATCACAGTAACCCCCCGCCGGAGGACCCTGACCGATTTCTTCGGCGATGAGCGCGAGGTGTGGGCGATCGGCGTTGGGCCCTTCTTTTCGCCCACTGTGGGCCGGGTGATGGATGGATTTCCCGCCGCGGCGGCGGGGATCAGGGTCGGGGATCGCATTGTTGCCGTGAATGGGGAGCCGGTCGGAACGTTTGAGGAGCTGGCCCGACGGGTCCACACCCGGGCTGGGCAGGAAGTGACCCTGATAATCGAGCGGGCTGGTGAGCGCTTGCCGATTACCGTGACTCCAAAGGCCGTGACGCGGCAGGATGTGTCGGGCCGGACCGTGACGGAGGGGCGCATCGGCATCACCCCGCCGGAGGGCTTCCTGTACGAGCGGATCGGCCCGCTGACCGCCCTATATCATGGTGCCGTGGCGACCGCTTCCACGACCATCCTGATCGTCCGGGTGTTGTGGAAGATGGTGAAAGGGGATGTCTCTCCGCGGACCATCGGCGGCCCAATCCTCATGGCCAAGATGACCGGGGAGCAGGCCCAGCAGGGATTTTCGCACCTGCTCCGGCTCACCGCGATCATTTCCGTGAATCTCGCGGTGTTGAACCTTCTCCCTATCCCCATCCTGGACGGAGGCCACCTCTGCTTTTTCTCCATCGAGCTGTTCCGTGGGAAGCCGGTCAGTGTCAAGATGCGGGAAATGGCACAGCGGGTGGGATTGGTTCTCTTGGTGGCCTTGATGATTTTCGC from the Candidatus Methylomirabilota bacterium genome contains:
- the rseP gene encoding RIP metalloprotease RseP; its protein translation is MTANILYTIVLFIIMLGVLIFVHELGHFVVAKRMGVGVLKFSLGFGRRLFGFRRGETEYLVSAIPLGGYVKMMGEDPREVVIDDTGQVFDGSGQPLDLEKSFAHKSVWARIAIVLAGPGSNFLLALLLFWGVFAVVGRPVFPSVAGKPEPQSAAAVAGIQTGDRILAVLDRPVKSWEDIEAAVQASEGKPVSFRIERDSVRWDITVTPRRRTLTDFFGDEREVWAIGVGPFFSPTVGRVMDGFPAAAAGIRVGDRIVAVNGEPVGTFEELARRVHTRAGQEVTLIIERAGERLPITVTPKAVTRQDVSGRTVTEGRIGITPPEGFLYERIGPLTALYHGAVATASTTILIVRVLWKMVKGDVSPRTIGGPILMAKMTGEQAQQGFSHLLRLTAIISVNLAVLNLLPIPILDGGHLCFFSIELFRGKPVSVKMREMAQRVGLVLLVALMIFAFYNDIFRLLGHP